The genomic window CAACTCCGGAAATCAAGAGAGTCCACGACAAGCATCAATTTGCAGGATAAATGTGGTTGACGATCTTGTGGCTGTATTTATGGACAGCAGCATTTTGAATTTGAGTCTGACGATGGACTTTGTCAATGAAAATGCTATTGGTGACGTCGGAGTGTCAAGGGAAGTTTACACTGCATTCTGGGAGCAGTTTCTTGAACAGTGTGAAGGGGAATCGGAGCGAGTTCCAAAGCTGAGGCCAGATTTCTCTGAGGTTAAATGGCAAGCAGTTGGTCGAATCTGGGTGAAAGGATTCCTGGAACATGGTGTCATGCCAGTGAGGCTTTCAAAGGCTTTCATTTTAGCCTGCATCCATGGAATTGACTCAGTTGATACTGACATCCTGATGAGCTCATTTCTCGAATACCTCCCTTCTGTTGAGAGATCAGCTGTTGAAAAAGCTCTCCAGGGCACAATGGAGGAAAGTGATGAAGAGGAATTGCTTGACCTTTTCACAAGGATGGGTTCCCATATCCTACCTCCAAAGAAAAACATGGAGCCTGCAATCAAAATAATGGCTCACAAAGCCATTCTCCAAGAGCCAAAATATATACTTGATTGCTTCTCCACATCCATGGCACTTGTACAGATGAGGTTGTCGGACAAGCAAAGTGTGTTGTCTCTGTATGAGTCAAAGAAGGCCACAGGCAAAAGAGTGTTTCAACTGTTGGAAACTTCCAACGTAGTGCTGTCTCAGAGAGAAGAGACAACATTTAACCACCTGAAACGGTATGTAAAAAATTCTGAACCAACCCAAGCAGAAAAAATCCTGCGTTTCTGCACTGGGTCTTCTGTCATATGTGTTGGGAAAATATTGGTTTGCTTCAACGCTGAAACCGGGCTCGGCAGAAGGCCCATTGGTCGTACCTGTGGAGCTACCCTTGAACTACCGTGTACTTACAGTTCATACCCCGAATTTCGCACTGAGTTTGACAACATACTGTCCAGCAACTACTTGAATATGGATATACTTTAAACTCTTGGACTGGCTTGATAATACAAGTTGTAATATTATGGTTCGTCATTGACTGTGTGTTTTTTCGTTTTACCGGTTCCGTTTGAATTAACAGTCACTTACCTGCGAGCTACATGTGTTCCCTGCGTTCCAAATCGCATTTTTTCTATTCTACAGACATCTGATCATAAAAATAATCTATTTAGGATGCAGTGCGCATACACTTGGGACATTCCTTAATCCGTGTGCCTcactgcctttttttttcttcgccACATTTTCTAATTTGTTATAAATTGTTAATTGTTAATTGACTTTTACTTTTCATAACCTGACATGTTTTGATTGTTAATgttcctgcccacataccgttcaaaatccacccaaaatgtcctataggcagcccaaataaaaaaagatattatATTTCCgccaatgttttgaaagaaataatatttgagggaatattttttgttgttgttttagcagcgaaatgcattgtgtgtgtgtgtgtgtgtgtgtgtgtgtgtgtgtgtgtgtgtgtgtgtgtgtgtgtgcttaacacgctattttatgttgaaatgcgacgtaatccagtgttcacgaaaacgtacactgtcaacgtatgcttttggcgactggatTGGCTCTCAGATAACCGTGTTTCTAACTAGATGActtcattaaaagttacataaagtaacggtttaataacaaatgcaggaaacacgtgagctgctagtttagcgaaagcagcgtccctaacaacctgacgtcgttgaaacatacGAGCGAGCCGAtgaaatcttcctaataactataaaactaaagagcagacacaatcactgactgaagattatgcaagtaaaaagaaTATTTcccgctagaaatgttattagaaacacgtttaacggtgaatcggtcctaaaatattgcatttcccattcagataataaagattaataaagtgGCCACTGTAAGATGTGGCCTGAAAATACCAAGAAACAGCACTAAACTTGTTTGGCAATTTGTTTATTCAGAGTTCCACACCAGGATTAGATAGGGGATAGCAATATAGTTACAGTAATAAAAAATGTTCCAGTCTCAACAAAACATGAATAGCGTGTATTGTCGTTTTTAACCCCTCTCTCAGTATTTGAAACTACAGGTTGTAAATGCACAGATAATTTCAAAATGCTTTTCTGTCGGTAACATGTCAATATTTGTACTGATTGGCCATCAGAAGTTCAGAGTTAGATAGATACATCAATTTTTTGGTCCCATCATTTGAAATCCAATGATATTCTATCAggtccttctcaaccatggctcagataacccccacgacagtctcgttgtggaaatacaagagacgtcaaagcaCCGACAAGAAAcccttgcgttacagtgtgtgtattcacacacatgtggcgctcacaCGGTTGCATCTCATTGGctggccaacgtctctgggcgggccaggcagagtaaggggaggagcttagatgcaaaaacgtttttttcaaaggcgagcagaacagctagtgctcgttttacaccaaatgcaagttttagccactgggggaccataggcaggctaggggaactcatatttatgttagaaaacctcataaagtgagattttcatgtcatgggacctttaaaggaaacttataaaaggaaaacagcaaGGTGAATTATTTACATATGTGACCACAAACTTATAAAAGGAACAGAACAGCAAGGTGAATTATTTACATATGTGACCACAAAATACGCCTGACCTACACACATGCCCTGATGGCCTCTCTGAGGTGCATGTACAAGTTCACTGCCTGATATGGATCTGTTGCTAGGGTGAGATTGGACTCAGCCATAAAGATGTTGCATAGTTTATACAGATCTGGATCACACGGTTTGGTCTGGCGAAAGATGCATTCGTTTTTGCACAGTTGAAATTCACCATCTTCAATTGGGGAAAGGAAGTCTCTTGTCCCATAGAGTTCAGGTACTGCAAACATCACGTTCGGCCGACCGCTGGGGACGTTAGGATTTTTCGATggcctgatggtgtgtgtgttccaaaccTGTGCAGTGTCATCCAACTCATCCTGTTAAAAGCAAGAATATAAAAACAGTATACATTAAGGAAGAACTATAAATGCATATCCAGGGCTGTTCGCAGATTTTTTTTAAGTGGTAGCACTGGTGCCAGCAAGCACAAAATTCAGTagcataaaaatacatttgagatTCACAATCAATATTATATCCTTGTGTGCAGTAATAATTGTAGAAAAAATTTCACTTATTTGGACAAGAGTCTAACCTGCCAATAGCAACTTTTGCTGATTCAgaattgtttccccccccccatagaacaATAATATGAATGTCTATATCTGTATATTGTTTATGTATAcacataattattatattaatgcTAAACATTTTTAGAACATTTCCTTTTAATTAAAACCAAACTTTATACATTGAACACTGCCTATTTAATTAATTAGTAAACCGATTTCTGCAATTTAGGATAAATTAAATAGGTTGTTGTGTATGTTTTCGGAGTAGTTCTTCAATggcttatttcaaaatgtgtctATAGGTTACTGTTGACTGCTCTCAGCTCTCTGCAGCTAAAGGACAAGATGTGTCCAGCCAAAGTGGCGGCTGGACTCAACAACGACTACTTTACCCAGTTTGGTGATTGTTAATTTTGAGCCCTCTAAGCAGTGGCGTGCAtcatcctctctgtgtctcaaaGACAGCATCTGTTCATTAACAACCTGTCGCACTAGTGCGATTAGCCTACCAAATTAAATCAAGCACAACATTGTAGCATTCACCCTCATCCCCCCCaacctgtctcttcctctcatgtccctctctgtcaactcctctgtttatctctcccttttctacttttcctcttcttcctctaatCCTACCCCTCATATCTCACTCACATAAgctacacatatatacacatgaaaaaatatatagataattaATTTACTCACCTGGATGAGTCCCATGCAACAAAACTGAAGGAGACCTTTATCCAGAAACCCACCATCAAAGAAACCGTTGTCTCTGAGGTCTGCAAACAAAGTTAACCAGAACTCCACGCACTCCCTACGGAGAAAACCCCACCAATATTCAATCCTCTGATTGGCGGTGCTGGCTCCCTCCAAGTAACTGTCAATGGTGCAGTCTGGCTGGATGGGGACGAGGAAACGCTGAAAGCCTCTGACGTAGCCATTTTCGGTTCCAAGATCGCCGCGCACAACTCTGGGACAGCCACCCAAATGCTGCACTGCTTCTATGTAATACCCTCCGATCAACTTTGGGTCACTGCTTGTTGTGTAAGCATTGAGCCAAATCATTTTCCTTGAGAAGCCATCAATACTTCCATTGATACAAATGCCATATGGCTTAAGTTTATCATAAGAGTCAATGTGCCATATGAAGTTCGGCCCTTTAGAGAAGTAGTTTCGTCGTCTGAGACGTCTCGCTAGCCTTCTTGACACTCCTCTTGGATCGAGCTCTTTTAACAACAACCGCACATCCTCTTTCCTCACACGCAGTCCATGCTCCCTGCATTTAGCGTACATCCATCGGTACCCGTGAAGCTGTCCGGAGTACTGCAGTTGGTGGCTAATAAAATCAACCAGGACCGACAGGTCAGAGTACGCCTTGCGGCGAGAGTGTCCCCTATCTCGCAGTATCCTCTTGAGATGTCTCTCACTTATCTGGAAAGCGTGCCTACTGGCAAGTATGGCTTTGATGTCCGAATATTTGAGGCCAAGCTCAAAATAAACATCGATGAATCTCCCGAACTCCATCGTTGTGGTTGGTTTTCCTCTGACCCGGAAGTTAAATTCTGACCCGGAAGTTGGTTTGCGATATCTCGCAAAGTCTTTTGCGATATCTCGCAAAACCttttgcgagatctcgcaaaccaattttttttttttcttttcaaccaattttttttttttcctccatgtcCCTTGGGGGGCTCCGtaccattgttgatttctcacctgaagagccaatctccagagctaCGGCTCGCCAGGCAATGTCCTTTTTGGATTTGTCTTTTTAATGACGGGAACTTTGGTCACATAATTTGGGTTTTCTCCACCTCGATGACCAGTCTCTCATCATCCATTCTCGTAATTGTTTctcacaaacgaaagagggTGACATCCAGCGGTGAGGAGTAGATatggaggtgcctacgggacccgggatgtacaaaccagcttttaaaaagcgctttttcaggggcggcgacgctagggaatagaacattggCTCGAAGACTAGTTGGGCGGCACGGCGCGGctagtcggcgccggtgtgAGCTAGTACATCCGGAATAATGGGGGCTGACTTTTTGGCGCGCCgcttcggcgccggtgtgtttAGGCCTTCAAGCCTATATAATTAATTGTGGGTCTCTGGGAAGAAGCCCTAAAaaatctatgcccaccactaatatatatgtattcattATATATGGGAGAGGTATATATAGTGCACTTTGTCCatctctatggctccctctctctcttttccactgtGTTTCGAGAATTCTCATCGATATAACGAGAATTAATGAATTGATTAcggcaagaaaataaaggctccatggtcatgataatttaaatataattaaattaaagcgtgtaaccctgcgttcacaccaaaagatgcatttgctgcccgaacgcgttgacgcctgagttttgcggcgcgtcaaatcaagttttgcggcgcgtcaaacttttgacgcgcatcaaaagttgaaatatttcaactcgagcagcatttgacgcgccgcaaaatacgtgaacgcgcccttcgcccgtgcccggcagcgggcacgggcatgccgcgccgcaaatcagattttgacgcgccgcaaatcaattttgctgcccgttttctcggcagcaaatgctgcggcagcaaagcagcaacgcgtctctacattcactttgaatgggatcacgacgcgcgtcaactttttgcatcttttggtgtgaacgcagggtaacgATGAAATAAGACGATCTAGTTGTGGGCCACCAGAGGCTGAATTTCAACCGAATTCGGCCCATAACcctattttttacatattttttatattatgaataaataGTTTCATATTTTCTGGTATACCTGAACCACACTTACAAATTGGTGGAAGTGGATTTTCAATGGTCAATTAGgctacagatcttgttataacgataattgaataaaatctatggtctacttataatattataactaaataacaaaaaaaaaagaataaaaaaaaaagatataatatatattttaatatttaattaattaaatacaataacggCTTTAAACATGTGACATGCCTACGTTTTTTTGCCCCTTTCTTTTCAATGGGCCTGCGTAAAAGTCACGTATCATCGGAGTTACCTGCCTAAAGGGATATTGGCTGCAATACTGAGCCACCTCAGAGACACCATGTTGGCACACAACTCTCCTTGAAGACTCTTCATTCACATTACAGAAGTGAAGGTTGGTAGTGTTTATACTGTAACAGTGCAGTCATGTTTTATTCCTAAGAATGCACTGCTATCATAACTTTTTGTTACAGCTGTCCAGGCTACTGTGTCCTTCAAGAACTTTGGAACATCCACCGATCCCTTCACAGGCCAGACTTCCCCAGACTGACCTTTCCTAAGGCCAGGAAGGGAGAGTGCAGAGCCAAACCAGTGAAGACTGAGGCGACATTCCATTTGTCACAACTTTTCTATTactcaaaaaataaacatttatattGAACATGAGACAAAGTACTGCAACACAATGAATAAACAAATAGATACACATAAATACCTGAAAATATACCAAATATTCAATTTGCAAAATGAAAATACATGCATGAACAGTTGTTGAATAATCTAGTAATAATCTCTATATTgcatgtgtatgagtatgtgaaTGATTTGAAGGACATGATCATGGACAAGGGCTTTGTCGACCCAGCATCGTACAGAGCAGAGATTCTGAAGATAAACATCCCGCCAGAACTGTCTTCAGAATATGAGCATCCAGACAAGGAGGAGGTCATCGCCAGCAACGTCTCCAGATTCAATCAAGGGAGGGTGGTTTGAAGCCTCCGTATCTTCCATGGGCGTCAGGGAACTCCCGGTGTATACGAAGAACAACGCATGATGGGATAACAACCCGTATCTACCGCCCAAGGAAGCCCCAGCACCGTTTCACAAAATTTAAGCTAAAAACCTGTAACGACTGAGAAAATGTAACGTTGTTAGTCAACATGTTCTACAATGTCAACATCTGTGTTCACATTTTCTCATTGAATTCAGTGAATTCTTCACTTATACTGTATTTAGATGCACAAATATTCATGACTGCgttcaataaatgtttattgTATCTGTACAATGTTTTATGTGAATTAATGCGTAATATGCAGTATCTGCTTATGAAAAAATTGGCTATATGTTAAAACGTGATGTGAAATTGTGTCAATGGCTGActtcatctcatcttcgttgAGATGACTTTTTTTGGTTTATTGTGTATGAACAGTCAAGTAGGTTATTATAAATAAAACTCACTGCTCTATCCCCCGTAGTCGCAAAGGACCATAGTCAGCTCTGTTAATGTTGCATGCGTTCTGCAGTGAGAACACATTTAGAGAAACCGGTTCTACACCTGGATGGTCTATCATACAGGGAGGCCTTTCATTCAGCTGTTCCAGCCATCTTGTAACCTATTATGGATAACATAAGGTGAGTATCTGCAGTGGCATGTTATCAGAAATCATGCACTGCAAACATAAGTGTAGGTAAGGGTTAGGTAGCTGCTAATGTTACCTGAGGCACCTCCTGACAGCATAAGTTCTCAGGCTCTGACTGCATTGTGGCACAATTTCCACATGTGCAAttatacaaacaaatacaaataaatcatgcatgtataatgctaaataaataaacctggCATACCAGTATTTGCAACCAATAATAGCTCCCACGTCTAAGATTGGTGCGTGCTCTAGATGGCCACATTTTCCTAGCCTGAGGTGAATGTCCAGTAGCCCTAGGAATTCTCAAGtttacaacacaaacacatctggtTGACATAATATCAGGTTTTGTGAAATAGAAGAAAAATATTCAGGTTCGAACATATATGGTTGAACCACTGAAGCTGCCCTGTCCGCTACTTTCACATGCTACGGTACCCTCTCtctgtaaccatggtaacagTTTGTTAGAAGGGCGTTTCCAAATGCAATGGGCGgtagctcatttgcattgaaGCTACACACCCctgaaacagcgcattctgaaagGGACTGCACAAgagggaatagcggtaggcgagattttttttcctaaaagttatttcaagcaaacagcttcaaaaacatgttttttgaaACTCAAatgctatgtttacttgttgtgaaaatagcataatatgtctcctttaaagtgtgtagacacagctggcctgtggctacgtttttgaagtctggggttaaaaggtcaaaaggagccggtgtaagtaccatattggctcggctaccagatcggctcggggtccgtcgtctgctgattacgttacacaatatcattggctgtacgcttgaatgggcgtaggctacattgtgattggctgctaagggacagttgtgattggctgttttgtgctgtagctctggctgtcgtcatagcaaccacagcgagcacatgtgtgagcgcgagtaggtctgtctagtttcggtttgtgttgccagattgggcatatgtcccgtttttccagcctaacgtgattcaaagtagccaaatcaggctgaaaatgtgcccaatctggcaacacggacggcttatcttaacagccaagatgattccgagggatgttttgtttttagaagaaaactatccatacagataggttgggaatggtctatgttcaaaatgaaagatcattacaggctctttaatttaagccataaaagaccttattgctgtagatagcgtattgtgtgacgtaatcagcagacgacggaccccgagccgatctggtagCCGAGCCAATATGGCACTTAcaccggcaccacgccgcttataaGATAACAAAAAGCTATTgtgcatttctctcataactttttgtcattattaaagagaggcctgattcttagatatgcatgttggatggcaaggatgtaggtctgggaagaacttcaggccaaaatcttgcaagcgagccgctgggtgaggtgcaacgagatggagcacttgctgagtcatttcctgtagggctggagccacaggttgatgcATATGCGTCCATTGAGACCACCTTTGATATACaagagaccccaggtctatagcttacttgtaaatgttctcgactcagtcacctattgcattacttcctttagggctttggcctcctaattgatcattgtagtataattgaatgccctctttcatatatatgataccaccaccactgggacgtggcaacaattctccaaatccatatggggaggggggggggggggtgcttgtggacagtaggggtgtacattagacataaataggaagcaaactcaggaggaggaatgacctctcacacatatttaattaattgtttcaaataaccctgcctcgttaaatcaatgagcttggtgttttgctttaaaaaataggttatagacgAAGTCttaactgcagaaaataaaaacatccaaggtgCCTTTAGAAGgaaaccttggaatatctgtctattttttaaccagcAGACCccacaccatctctctctctcttgtctgaaaaacgctcccattcaaagTGCATCGGTTTaaatttcgttctgtgtagcacgaaaacaTCTGAGAAACGCTCTCATttagaatgcattggtttacatttcgttctgttaGCACAAAGAAAGTAGGACAATCGTACTCTTGGACACAATTCAATAGATTAAGGTTTGTGCGCATGAGAACAAATTCatgtgataccgggttgaaaaTACAATAAAGACATTCATAGACACTTTTGTTCTTTATTTTGTGTCAAACTTAccataaatcacacacaaaatTCCTTTTGACTGATATTTCTCAACTGACTCAATCAAATGAACAAATATTTCTGATGCAATAACAATATATAAATGAAACTTTATGAAAACACCGTAGCAATGCAAGTGATATATTCTCATTTCTGAATTGTTAAAATGCCTTGAAGATTATCCACCGAAAAAACTATAACAaatttaataaagaaataaaaaaaggtgtGAACATTGAATGAAAGaggaataaaacaaaataaaatacaccaTTTAAACCTAGGCGAAAATATTGACTCAAAACATATGTCTTAAGTATTGTACAATGCCGATTTTTCCAGACAAAAGTGACTCAAAActattaaacaaataaaatgcatgaGCAGGATAGCCTTCATGCTTTGTTTACTACTTTGATGTCAAATCTCAAAACATCAAAGAAAAATATAAAGCATCATTCTCAAACTTTTAAAAGTTCAAATGGAACATTAACAACCACTGCAAAATTAAAGAGGCATGTTAAGTTCAGAGCTTGGTTTGTAATCAACTGGTTTGACCTAAAAGTAAAGACACACATCCTTATATCACTACTTATATCTCGTCAGTTCAGACTTTCCTGCCTCACAAATGTAGTAGGATAACTTGTGAACTATAACATAACGCATGATAAAAATGTGGTGATTTTCCCAATACTCCCATTAGATCGAATATATATTATTCTAAAAGAGGTTGCTCTTCCTCGTGGTCAAAGAAGAAACTCTGACTCTCATCTTCACAAATCCTACTTGACATTAAATGCTGCTTTAAGGCTTTTCTCAGCATCTTCCTTGCTAATTTTTCTCCATTCAGTGGGAATATCTGCAGGCTTGGCATCATAAGATTTAGCAAAATCCTTGTTGAACTTGACCATCACATATTTCCAGTAATCAGATGCTGTATAGCTACCATCTGCAGGAATTTCCCAATCCTcgtaaaatgttttatattcctTGTAAGGATGCCACTCCCACTTAGTATCCACATGCTTGAATATTTTGTCACTAAAGACAGCGGATGTGCAAATATAAGATATGAGTTTAGTTGAGTCGTCATGTCTGTATGTTCCAAACCCCTGTGGCCTATGTATTTCAACACGATGAGCCTTGTGAGCCTCTGCCCCTGCCTCACATGGTGCCTTGCAGAATGGGCACTGTTTACCACATCCAACTAACTTAGCTGTAAGCTTATCTAGTGGCTTTGACCCGAGTCCGTCTAGTTTCGCTTTGAatttagtttgtttttgttttttctgcagAGCTTGTTCCATTTCCATCACAGATTTTTTAAGAAAGTCTGCAAACTTTTCTGCTGTGGCTTCTTTCAAAAGCGCCATGCAAGCGCTGAGAGCATCCTGGGAGATTACCAATTTATCACCAAGTTCCTTGCAAATATCTTGAACAAACTCTTTTTGGGTTGGTTTTTTGTTCACTTGGGCCTTTTGAATAGCAGTGTCAATACATCTGATACATTGTTTTAGATATTTATCCTCTAACTCTAAAAGTTTGGTTCCATCTGAAAAGCGTTTCTCAATTTGCTCCTGAATCCATTCCCTTATGAATTTCTCATATGAACTGGTGTACTCTTTGAAGTCGTCATACCTTTCTTTTGAAAGCAAGTCTTTTAAGACAGAATATTGGAAATCCATGCGCGTGCTGAAATTCACTGAATCATTGCCTGACACCATTTCATCAACAACATCTGGAACCGAGGAAAGACTAATGTAGGTCTCTACTGCAGGCTGGAGGCAACGATTAGCAAATTCCTCAGCTTTCTTTTCATCCTGCTCCACTGCGTGATACAGGTCTTTAAAATCATCAAAAAACCTATCTTTGTCTCGATTGACACACTTGATTGGGTCATTTTCTGTTATGAAATCCTGGTGCATTTCTTCAAAGATTCTAGCTGCATAACTACAAATGTGTAATTTTAAACTCACTAcatattgtgtgtctgtttctagATCGAGTTTCGCATCAATGTGGTTCAAAATCTCCTGAATGTAATTGTCATGGTAATCTGTTTTCTCCTGCCTTTTAACAGATACAAGTCTTTTGCAACTTACTATAATTTCGTCAGCCTTTGCTTGTAACTCTGCTTTATAACTCCATTTTAATTCTGTTAATTTAACCAACTTTAAAAACCTGCCACATTTAGCTTCGAAATCCCCATGTCCATGATCTTTAAGTTTTACGTCAACTATCTCATTGGCATGACTACCCATTGGGTCTACATTCTTTCTCAGTTGAGCATGAACCCTACTATAGATATTGGTTTTGGGCATTACTTTGT from Gadus morhua chromosome 17, gadMor3.0, whole genome shotgun sequence includes these protein-coding regions:
- the LOC115529690 gene encoding uncharacterized protein LOC115529690 is translated as MEFGRFIDVYFELGLKYSDIKAILASRHAFQISERHLKRILRDRGHSRRKAYSDLSVLVDFISHQLQYSGQLHGYRWMYAKCREHGLRVRKEDVRLLLKELDPRGVSRRLARRLRRRNYFSKGPNFIWHIDSYDKLKPYGICINGSIDGFSRKMIWLNAYTTSSDPKLIGGYYIEAVQHLGGCPRVVRGDLGTENGYVRGFQRFLVPIQPDCTIDSYLEGASTANQRIEYWWGFLRRECVEFWLTLFADLRDNGFFDGGFLDKGLLQFCCMGLIQDELDDTAQVWNTHTIRPSKNPNVPSGRPNVMFAVPELYGTRDFLSPIEDGEFQLCKNECIFRQTKPCDPDLYKLCNIFMAESNLTLATDPYQAVNLYMHLREAIRACV